A window of the Brassica napus cultivar Da-Ae chromosome C5, Da-Ae, whole genome shotgun sequence genome harbors these coding sequences:
- the LOC111206306 gene encoding protein Brevis radix-like 2 produces the protein MLTCIACSKQVNTNNDGSKDEEEVDDRTPRSKQAIKSLTSQIKDMAVKASGAYKSCKPCSGSSNRNSDAASASGRFHYAYKRPGISRSGSSTPKILGKEMESRLKGLLSGEGTPESVSGRTESTVFLEEEEEDEPKEWVAQVEPGVLITFVSLPEGGNDLKRIRFSREMFDKRQAQKWWAENFEKVMELYNVQQFNQQSVPFPTPPASKDESSSKNGPATPPLNNECPRGKGSLSHQPKPQTQSRYRSDSSGLATTPKLSSISGTKTETSSVVGSARSSRLSREDEEEEDAEDVSVSNASDNETEWVEQDEEGVYITIRALPDGTRELRRVRFSRDRFGETNAKLWWEENKARIQQQYL, from the exons atgctCACGTGCATAGCTTGTTCGAAGCAGGTAAACACCAACAATGACGGAtctaaagatgaagaagaagtcgaTGACAGAACACCCAGGTCTAAGCAGGCCATCAAGTCCCTGACGTCACAG ATAAAAGACATGGCAGTGAAAGCTTCAGGCGCTTACAAAAGCTGCAAACCGTGTTCCGGTTCTTCAAACCGGAACTCGGATGCTGCATCAGCTTCCGGGAGGTTCCATTATGCGTACAAGAGACCTGGAATCAGCAGAAGCGGAAGCTCTACTCCTAAGATTCTAGGGAAAGAGATGGAGTCAAGGCTAAAAGGGCTTTTGAGTGGAGAAGGAACACCTGAGTCCGTGAGCGGCAGGACAGAGTCTACAGTGTTcttggaggaagaagaagaagatgagccTAAAGAATGGGTTGCTCAAGTTGAGCCTGGTGTCCTCATCACCTTTGTTTCTTTGCCTGAGGGAGGCAACGATCTCAAGCGTATTCGTTTCAG TCGTGAGATGTTTGATAAGCGGCAAGCTCAAAAATGGTGGGCGGAGAATTTCGAGAAGGTCATGGAGTTGTACAATGTGCAGCAGTTTAATCAGCAGAGCGTCCCGTTTCCAACTCCTCCTGCATCCAAAGATGAG AGCTCTTCCAAGAACGGTCCTGCAACTCCACCTCTAAACAATGAATGCCCTCGCGGAAAAGGGTCACTCTCTCACCAACCAAAACCACAAACACAAAGTCGGTACCGAAGTGATTCGTCTGGTCTTGCAACGACGCCAAAACTCTCTAGCATAAGTGGCACCAAAACTGAGACATCATCGGTTGTTGGGTCCGCAAGAAGTAGTAGGTTATCAagggaagacgaagaagaagaagatgcggAAGACGTCTCAGTAAGTAATGCGAGCGACAACGAAACAGAATGGGTGGAACAAGACGAAGAAGGTGTTTACATCACAATAAGAGCTTTACCAGATGGAACTCGCGAGCTTAGACGCGTTCGCTTCAG TCGAGATAGGTTTGGGGAAACGAATGCAAAATTGTGGTGGGAAGAGAACAAAGCTCGGATACAACAGCAGTACTTGTGA